From a single Mus caroli chromosome X, CAROLI_EIJ_v1.1, whole genome shotgun sequence genomic region:
- the CXHXorf38 gene encoding uncharacterized protein CXorf38 homolog yields MVVSELAARLNCAEYKNWVKAGHCLLLLRSCLQGFIDREVLSFHRGLLAAVPGLGPHATCRGGSRCSPRARQFQPQCQVCAEWKHEILRHHMNRNGDVHWGNCKPGLWPRDPWEVAKAFMPRGLADKRGPEECDAVALLSLINSCDHFVVDRKKVTEVIKCRNEIMHSSEMKVSSTWLRDFQIKIQNFLNEFKNIPEIVAVYSRIEQLLTSDWAVHIPEEDERDGCEFEIGSYLTVSQIHEIEIELLKEKLQEMYLQAAAEEMLPEEISNQLDVVKGFLRSNTDLRNGLTEDLQKLDSLHLQHQKQTSKDAGRQTPERKA; encoded by the exons ATGGTGGTGTCGGAGCTGGCAGCCCGCCTCAATTGTGCCGAGTACAAAAACTGGGTGAAAGCAGGacactgcctgctgctgctgcgcAGCTGCCTGCAAGGTTTCATAGACCGTGAAgtgctctccttccaccgtggACTGCTGGCTGCAGTCCCTGGCCTTGGACCCCACGCTACCTGCCGCGGCGGTTCCCGATGCAGCCCGCGCGCTCGCCAG tTTCAGCCTCAGTGTCAGGTATGCGCAGAATGGAAACACGAGATCTTGAGGCATCACATGAACAGAAATGGAGACGTGCACTGGGGAAATTGCAAGCCAGGCCTCTGGCCCAGAGACCCTTGGGAGGTAGCCAAG GCCTTCATGCCCCGAGGACTGGCAGACAAACGAGGACCTGAGGAATGTGATGCGGTTGCTCTTTTAAGTCTCATCAACTCCTGTGATCACTTTGTGGTTGACCGGAAGAAGGTCACAGAG GTGATAAAGTGTCGAAATGAGATAATGCACTCTTCAGAGATGAAAGTTTCATCTACTTGGCTTCGAGATTTCCAGATCAAGATCCAAAATTTTCTGAACGAATTCAAGAATATCCCAGAGATTGTAGCAGTATATTCCAGAATAGAACAG CTGTTGACATCTGACTGGGCTGTTCACATCCCTGAGGAAGATGAACGAGATGGGTGTGAATTTGAAATAGGAAGTTACTTGACTGTGAGCCAAATCCATGAGATTGAAATAGAATTGCTGAAGGAAAAACTGCAAGAAATGTATCTtcaagcagcagcagaagagatGTTGCCGGAAGAG ATCTCAAATCAACTGGATGTGGTGAAAGGTTTTCTGAGAAGCAACACAGATCTTAGAAATGGCCTTACAGAAGACTTGCAGAAGCTAGACAGCCTCCATCTACAGCATCAAAAACAAACTTCAAAGGATGCCGGTAGACAGACACCTGAAAGGAAGGCTTGA